The sequence below is a genomic window from Anaerocolumna chitinilytica.
CTATGAGAAAGCACTGGTCAATCAGGCAAACAGATTATCACGGGTTGAGAATGTGACTGACAGTATGTTATTCTCAATAGAATATGATGATTTGGTTTCTATTGCTTTAGAAACAGAATAATAAAATAATGGAGTTCAGCATATGAAATTCGGAAAAATTATTGGTATCGGTAATACAGCAAGCGTATACGAATGGGAAGAAGGTAAAGTACTTAAACTTTTTCATAAGGAGTACCCTGATGAAGCAGTAGAAAATGAATATCGTAATGCAATGTTAATAAGAGATATGGAATTTGCAAAACCTAAGATATATGAAATAATCTCTTATGAAGGCAGAAAAGGCATTATATATGATAAGATAGAGGGAGAATCATTGCTGGATTGGGTCATGAGAACTCGCGATGTACAAAAATGTGCTTCCTATATGGCAACACTTCATAAAACAGTTGCCCAGAATACTATTTGCAGTGTAGCAGATTACAAGGATTTTCTGAAGCAATTTATACCACAGACCTCATTACCAGCAGAGGAACAGGATAATTTATTGCAGATGATAGATCAACTACCAAATGGAAACACCTTATGCCATGGAGATTTCCATCCGGGTAATATCATATTGTCAGCAGGAGATGCCTATATAATAGACTTTATGAATATCTGCCATGGCGATTATTTATACGATGTTGCAAGAACGGTATTATTGGTGGAATATACACCGGTACCTCCGGAGGTAGAAGATAAAGAG
It includes:
- a CDS encoding aminoglycoside phosphotransferase family protein encodes the protein MKFGKIIGIGNTASVYEWEEGKVLKLFHKEYPDEAVENEYRNAMLIRDMEFAKPKIYEIISYEGRKGIIYDKIEGESLLDWVMRTRDVQKCASYMATLHKTVAQNTICSVADYKDFLKQFIPQTSLPAEEQDNLLQMIDQLPNGNTLCHGDFHPGNIILSAGDAYIIDFMNICHGDYLYDVARTVLLVEYTPVPPEVEDKEMILSLKKSLTDLYLSYMNVTREMIKDYLTVLIAVRKGECPNE